The Rhodothermales bacterium genome includes a region encoding these proteins:
- a CDS encoding transcription termination factor Rho (An RNA-DNA helicase that actively releases nascent mRNAs from paused transcription complexes): MEDSKPRFSGILELIGDKKFGFIRGLRADVPKGKKDPFVPPP, encoded by the coding sequence ATGGAAGACTCAAAACCAAGATTCTCAGGTATCCTCGAGCTCATCGGAGACAAAAAGTTTGGCTTCATCCGAGGACTCCGCGCCGATGTACCCAAGGGAAAGAAGGACCCGTTCGTACCGCCGCC